In Acropora muricata isolate sample 2 chromosome 11, ASM3666990v1, whole genome shotgun sequence, one DNA window encodes the following:
- the LOC136889908 gene encoding NLR family CARD domain-containing protein 4-like has translation MWCPYVAKMEHKEYVMEPSENQHSLSVYAAAYDANIEWVIVKGVASYFNQSQSASSEWMSFASTIAASVVAKMLNDPTVFREWPHYNQGVEHATLGQGYSLLKSGDLESARATQAMIQHRGADHGTLEQGASLMTSNRLSSAMASQSRIKEYHGKRPLHPLETTTPERQRQNTDIPDTDIDFSVVVKLLKGEYNRRSEFSPLLWSKGMKLQLKEVYTRLKVVSRRKAGRSEIDMAEIDVDDIFKSSEEDNGQLVLVEGSPGIGKTTFCLKLAHDWANGAISRNFPTFKLVFLLKCRDMKGGVLEDIDLVEEIFEQLLPEDLKEKTKGALVNFLEDLYNQNQILIIFDGLDELPEKLRDHLDKFLGRKKLSFCYVLATTRQEKGIHTREQFQFDICLAIEGFSRESSFEYIRKHFRNIGPEHSSRGRRLIEEVKQNPLLRDLQKNPLNLLLLCVIYEDYEGSLPSSFTDLYQTIVRCLLKRYCSKDNLKASEKDEDLDKQFEMTILALGELAWECLLNDRLSFYEDELEELERRSEIIVARRLGLVYKEESFKRLKPRHAYSFLRKTFQEYLAASYIAHKLRGSEFHILKQGLFPGLGVNKFRQVFFFVCGILREEANILFEHIGNMLQKQ, from the exons GTGTTTATGCGGCTGCTTATGATGCAAACATTGAATGGGTGATAGTGAAAGGTGTTGCCAGTTATTTTAATCAAAGCCAGTCTGCAAGTTCTGAATGGATGTCTTTCGCAAGCACCATTGCTGCCTCTGTGGTGGCTAAGATGCTAAATGATCCAACAGTTTTCAGGGAATGGCCGCACTATAACCAAG GGGTTGAACATGCAACTTTAGGCCAAGGTTATTCATTGTTAAAGAGTGGTGATTTGGAATCTGCCAGAGCTACCCAAGCTATGATTCAGCATAGAG GAGCTGATCATGGTACGTTAGAGCAAGGTGCTTCATTAATGACAAGCAATCGTTTGTCCTCTGCCATGGCTTCACAATCCAGAATTAAAG AATATCATGGAAAAAGACCATTGCATCCCCTGGAAACGACAACCCCAGAAAGGCAGAGACAGAATACAGACATCCCTGACA CCGATATCGACTTCTCTGTTGTGGTCAAACTACTGAAAGGAGAGTATAACAGACGATCTGAGTTCAGTCCGCTTCTGTGGAGCAAAGGCATGAAGTTACAACTTAAGGAGGTCTATACAAGGCTCAAAGTTGTTTCCAGACGGAAAGCAGGGAGGTCGGAGATAGACATGGCGGAGATAGACGTGGATGACATCTTTAAGTCGAGTgaggaagataacggtcaattGGTGCTTGTAGAGGGAAGTCCAGGAATTGGCAAAACCACCTTCTGTCTGAAACTTGCTCACGACTGGGCGAATGGTGCAATCTCTCGTAATTTTCCGACTTTTAAACTTGTATTTCTACTCAAATGCAGGGACATGAAGGGAGGCGTACTGGAGGACATAGATTTAGTGGAAGAAATTTTTGAGCAGCTGCTTCCCGAAGATCtcaaggaaaaaaccaaaggAGCCCTCGTCAACTTCCTTGAAGACTTATATAATCAGAATCAAATTCTCATCATTTTTGATGGCTTGGACGAGCTCCCAGAAAAATTACGAGATCATTTGGACAAATTTCttggcagaaaaaaattatcgTTTTGCTATGTGTTAGCCACAACCCGCCAAGAGAAAGGAATTCATACTAGGGAACAATTTCAATTTGACATTTGCCTGGCGATTGAAGGATTTAGTAGAGAGAGTTCATTTGAGTACAtaagaaaacattttaggaacATTGGCCCAGAGCATTCATCCAGGGGAAGGAGGCTCATAGAAGAAGTAAAACAGAACCCTTTATTACGTGACCTCCAAAAGAATCCTTTAAATTTACTCCTCCTTTGCGTAATTTACGAGGACTACGAAGGAAGTCTGCCTTCCTCTTTTACTGATCTTTACCAAACCATTGTGAGGTGCCTTTTGAAAAGATATTGTTCCAAAGATAATTTAAAGGCTTCTGAAAAGGACGAGGACTTagacaaacaatttgaaatgaCCATCCTCGCGCTTGGCGAGCTTGCTTGGGAATGTCTGTTGAATGATCGTCTTAGTTTTTACGAAGACGAATTAGAAGAGCTGGAAAGACGCAGTGAGATTATTGTGGCTCGCAGACTTGGTCTTGTTTACAAGGAGGAAAGTTTCAAGCGATTGAAACCACGTCATGCGTACAGCTTTCTTCGCAAaacgtttcaagagtatttagCTGCGTCATACATCGCCCATAAATTGCGAGGAAGCGAATTTCATATATTAAAGCAAGGACTATTTCCTGGCCTCGGGGTGAATAAATTTCGACAAGTATTTTTCTTTGTGTGTGGAATACTGCGGGAGGAGGCAAATATTCTTTTTGAGCATATCGGTAATATGTTACAGAAACAATAG